AACTGATAATTTTCTATCAAATACGCCAATTCTTAAAGAAGTTCTTTCTCATCTATCAGGCAAGGACATTAAAGTATTTTCTGAGATAAGTCCAGAACCAAGACTGTCTGAAATATTGAAAGGCCGAGAGCTAGCATCCAGATTAGATCCGGACACTATCATCGGTCTTGGGGGTGGTTCATCAATGGATGCAGCCAAAATATTATTTGCATTGCACGAAATGCCTGATCTCTCTCCATTTGATATTTCGCCAATAAATAGCATTAAGCTGCATCAGAAAAGCGAACTTATAGAAATACCTACAACTAGTGGCACGGGTTCCGAATGTTCCTGGGCAGCTGTTTTTTCAGATGATACGGAAGAAAGAAAAAATGAAATAGCTTCACCTGAGATAATGGCTGACTACGCTATACTGGATCCGAAATTAGTCTTGGATTTGCCTAAGGGTATAACGGTAAACACCGCTACGGATGCTATAACCCATGCAATTGAAGCCTATACAAGCCAATGGAGGAACCCTTATTCTGATGCTATGGCTGAAAAGGCCCTAGATCTTATTCTGAATAATTTGCCCACCGTTCTGGTAAATCCGAAGGACATCAATGCTAGAAACAGCGTCCACATAGGCGCGTCTATGGCAGGAATTAGTTTTTCAAATTCACAGATAGGCCTTGCACATGCCCTTGGGCATGCACTTGGCGCAATCTTCAAGACACCGCATGGTGAGAGCGTTGGCTTATACCTTCCTCATGTT
This genomic stretch from Thermoplasma volcanium GSS1 harbors:
- a CDS encoding iron-containing alcohol dehydrogenase, which translates into the protein MLPLWYFRTPRIIFGEDSLSFLDDHSSSKILVVTDNFLSNTPILKEVLSHLSGKDIKVFSEISPEPRLSEILKGRELASRLDPDTIIGLGGGSSMDAAKILFALHEMPDLSPFDISPINSIKLHQKSELIEIPTTSGTGSECSWAAVFSDDTEERKNEIASPEIMADYAILDPKLVLDLPKGITVNTATDAITHAIEAYTSQWRNPYSDAMAEKALDLILNNLPTVLVNPKDINARNSVHIGASMAGISFSNSQIGLAHALGHALGAIFKTPHGESVGLYLPHVTEFNYEAAKDRYDKINSFFPDEYRTDKVWETIRSYLNAIGQVTNVSEAGIERSKYEKELGKIVSLASESTGVITNARDASTKDIENIARSIL